In one window of Branchiostoma floridae strain S238N-H82 chromosome 14, Bfl_VNyyK, whole genome shotgun sequence DNA:
- the LOC118430211 gene encoding deleted in malignant brain tumors 1 protein-like produces MKFLHRVFVSLLMMTTLLLESDAFLWPRRRRNPGCSTPQTPAHTTRSGCASPYTHGECCYYRCRSGYAQASGSTTKTCSSGRWTGSNLVCVRDVRLVGGSGSHEGRVEVLHNGRWGTVCDDSWAIDDARVVCRQLGYPGADEAKSRAFFGQGTGQIWLDDVRCTGSETSLSQCSHRGWGSHNCVHSEDAGVVCTSSLSSDVRLVGGGGSHEGRVEVFHNGQWGTICDDLWEINDARVVCRRLGYPGADEAKSSAFFGRGTGQIWLDDVGCTGSETSLSQCSHRGWGSHNCGHHEDAGVFCTNVRLVGGSGSHEGRVEVFQNGQWGTICDDFWDINDARVVCRRLGYPGADEANVRAFFGRGTGQIWLDDVGCTGSETSLSQCSHRGWGSHNCRHHEDAGVVCTTYTTRTGCSSPYTHGECCTYRCRPGYTHVYGSTTKTCSNGHWDGTNLVCCSTPQTPAHTIRSGCGYPYTHGERSTYRCSTGYTQVSGSTTRTCSNGHWIGTILVCLRRWPRGTYGLPRTNTGCPEAAGVTWRYGYRYHDTEDRNSNNHWTPGLHFDGGYWRNNMYQKFCMKTSSFQGYGNWPSGSYCIFKRDGCPSGFQNGEVFWDDEDSFNGNRVSGQLPHGHYNHNTLIRYCCRNDGSANTYISLPNRSPFYLFRYRQGCQKVTGMHVREEYFYWDDEDDDNANRLQGAHPYDDGGGSNHRLHYCYYWK; encoded by the exons gtTCCTACACCGTGTTTTTGTGTCCCTTTTGATGATGACTACACTACTCCTGGAGTCAGATGCATTTTTATGGCCGAGACGACGACGTAACCCAG GCTGCTCTACACCTCAAACCCCAGCCCACACAACCAGGAGCGGCTGTGCCTCCCCCTACACACACGGGGAGTGTTGCTACTACCGGTGCCGTTCTGGGTACGCTCAAGCCTCCGGTAGTACCACCAAGACCTGCTCTAGTGGGCGCTGGACTGGAAGCAACTTGGTCTGTGTGAGAG ACGTCCGTCTCGTAGGCGGAAGCGGCTCTCATGAGGGGAGAGTTGAGGTGCTCCATAACGGTCGATGGGGGACGGTCTGTGACGACTCCTGGGCCATTGATGACGCACGCGTGGTTTGCCGTCAGCTGGGCTATCCGGGAGCAGATGAGGCAAAGTCCAGAGCCTTCTTCGGCCAAGGTACCGGGCAGATCTGGCTGGATGATGTACGCTGTACCGGTAGTGAGACGAGCCTTTCCCAATGTAGCCACAGAGGATGGGGCAGTCATAACTGCGTGCACTCGGAGGATGCCGGGGTTGTTTGTACGAGTA GTCTTTCTTCAGACGTCCGTCTCGTAGGAGGAGGCGGCTCTCATGAGGGGAGGGTTGAGGTGTTCCATAACGGCCAATGGGGGACGATCTGTGACGACCTCTGGGAAATTAATGACGCACGCGTGGTTTGTCGTCGGCTGGGCTATCCGGGAGCAGATGAAGCAAAAAGCAGCGCCTTCTTCGGCCGCGGCACGGGGCAGATCTGGCTGGACGATGTTGGCTGTACCGGCAGTGAGACGAGCCTTTCCCAATGTAGCCACAGAGGATGGGGCAGTCATAACTGCGGGCACCACGAGGATGCCGGAGTTTTTTGTACGA ACGTCCGTCTCGTAGGCGGAAGCGGCTCTCATGAGGGGAGGGTTGAGGTGTTCCAGAACGGCCAATGGGGGACGATCTGTGACGACTTCTGGGACATTAATGATGCACGCGTGGTTTGTCGTCGGCTGGGCTATCCGGGTGCAGATGAGGCAAACGTCAGGGCCTTCTTCGGCCGCGGCACGGGGCAGATCTGGCTGGATGATGTTGGCTGTACCGGCAGTGAGACGAGCCTTTCCCAATGTAGCCACAGAGGATGGGGCAGCCATAACTGCCGGCACCACGAGGATGCCGGGGTTGTTTGTACGA CCTACACCACCAGGACCGGCTGTTCCTCCCCCTACACACACGGGGAGTGTTGTACATACAGGTGCCGTCCTGGGTACACTCACGTCTACGGCAGTACTACCAAGACCTGTTCTAATGGCCACTGGGATGGAACCAACCTGGTCT GCTGCTCTACACCACAAACCCCGGCCCACACCATCAGGAGCGGCTGTGGCTACCCCTACACACACGGGGAGCGTAGTACCTACAGGTGCAGTACTGGGTACACTCAAGTCTCCGGTAGTACCACCAGGACCTGCTCTAATGGCCATTGGATTGGAACCATCCTGGTCTGTTTGAGAA GGTGGCCAAGGGGCACGTATGGCTTACCCAGAACGAACACAGGCTGCCCTGAAGCCGCAGGCGTGACCTGGCGATATGGTTACCGTTATCACGACACTGAGGATCGTAACTCCAACAACCATTGGACCCCAGGACTGCATTTCGATGGCGGCTACTGGCGAAACAACATGTACCAAAAATTTTGCATGAAG ACATCTTCGTTTCAAGGATATGGGAACTGGCCAAGTGGTAGCTACTGTATCTTCAAAAGGGATGGCTGTCCGAGTG GTTTCCAGAATGGAGAGGTGTTCTGGGACGATGAAGACAGCTTCAATGGAAACCGTGTGAGTGGCCAACTACCCCATGGGCATTACAATCATAATACCTTAATCAGGTATTGCTGCCGTAACGACGGGAGCGCCAACACCTACATCTCTCTTCCCAACCGCAGCCCCTTCTACCTCTTCCGCTACAGACAGGGATGTCAGAAG GTGACAGGGATGCATGTCCGGGAGGAGTACTTCTACTGGGACGACGAGGATGACGATAATGCTAACCGTCTCCAGGGGGCGCATCCTTACGACGACGGCGGAGGCAGTAACCACAGGCTTCACTACTGCTACTATTGGAAATGA